The region AAGCTGCACCCGCCAACCGTTCAACAGCTCAACGCCTGACCGCCGGGCCTGGTCCCAGAGATGTCGTCTGAAGGCGGCGAAGTCGAGCACCACCCCCTGCGGATCAGCCGCCCACCACTGGTGTTCAAGACCATCAGGATCCAACAGCTGCCATCCCCACCAGATAGTGGAGCGACACGCCCCGGGAATGCCCAGACGATCGGCATCGGCTAGGGGTAGCGCGGCGCTCGAATAAGCATTGCGCTCAGGAGAAGGCAAAGCATCGGCGAGGGTCACCGCCCAGCCCGCTTCAGCGACTTGAACAGCCAGGCTGGCGCCAGCCGGGCCTGCCCCAGCGATCAGAACACGCACTGGAGAACAGCCGTGCGTTCAGGGTTGAATCGCCGATACCGATGCAGTACCGGCGAAGTCACGTCTGCCCAGTTCAAAACGGCGACGGATGCGCTCAGCCATTTGAACAGGTATCAGCCCCAGCGACTCCTTGCTCTGCTGCGGCGTGGCGTGGTCGACCATCTTGTCGGGAATACCGATCCGCAGCAGCGGAACACTGATGTCCTGATCGGACAACGACTCGAGCACTGCTGCACCAAATCCACCGGCCAGAGCGCCCTCTTCCATGGTGACCACGCGACGGATGCGCCGTGCCAACGGATGAATCAAAGCTTGATCCAGGGGCCGCAGGAAACGGCCGTTGATCACCGTGGTGGAAAGGCCAGCTTCCTCAAGCAGGGTGGCGGTGTCCAGAGCCGGGTACACCATCGAGCCATAGGCCACGATCAGCAGATCATCCCCTTCACGCAACAGCTCACCGCGACCGATCGGGAGTGCTTCCCAGCCCTCCTCCATCAAAGGCATGCCGACCCCTGATCCACGGGGGATGCGCAGAGCTGTGGGTCCGTCGTGGTTCAGACAGGTCACCAGCATCCGCTGGAGTTCCGCCTCATCCTTGGGCGCCATCACCGTGAAGTTGGGGATGGATCGCATGTAGCTGATGTCGTACTGACCCTGGTGCGTCGGTCCATCAGCACCGACGATGCCGGCCCGATCGAGCACGAAGGTCACCGGCAGGTTCTGGATGCCGACGTCATGGATGAGTTGGTCGTAGGCGCGCTGCAGGAAGGTGCTGTAAATGGCCACAACAGGCCGCAGACCTTCACAGGCCATACCTGCCGCCAAGGTGACCGCGTGTTGTTCGGCGATGCCGACATCCACGTACTGCTTAGGAACAGCTTTCTGCAGCAGATCCAGGCCGGTTCCAGTGGCCATGGCGGCGGTGATGCCCACCACGCGGCTGTTCTGTTCGCAGAGCTTGACCAGGGTCTGGCCGAACACCTTGCTGTAACTGGCAGGTTTCGGTTTCTTCGACGGAATGGCCTTACCGGTGCTCAGATCAAAAGCGGACTGGGCGTGATAGCCGACCTGATCCGCCTCGGCATAGGGGTAACCCTTTCCTTTCTTGGTGACGACATGAACCAGAACGGGGCCACCATCACGGTGGGCTGCCTGGAAGGTCCGCATCATTTCACCGATGTCATGGCCATCGATCGGCCCCATGTAGGTAAAGCCCAGCTCTTCAAACACGGCACCCACCTTGGGAACCGCGAGACGACGCATGCTGCCCTTCAGGCGGTTCAACTCAGCGGGGAGCTCGCCACCCATGAAGGGAAGATGGCGAACGCTTTCCTCAACACTGCCTGAGAGGAACTGCATCGGCGGACTGAGCCGTGCTCGGTTCAGAACGTTCGATAGGGCACCCACCGGGGGGGAGATCGACATGTCGTTGTCGTTGAGGACAACGAGCAAGGGGGTTTCGGGGAGATGTCCGGCGTGGTTGATCGCTTCCAGCGCCATCCCACCGGTGAGAGCACCATCGCCGATCACGGCGACGCACTTGAAGTCCTCACCGCGGTTATCCCGGGCCATCGCCATGCCCAGCGCTGCTGAAATAGACGTGCTGGCATGACCAGCACCGAAATGGTCAAAATTGCTTTCGGAGCGTTTGAGGTACCCGGCAACCCCGTTCTGCTGGCGAAGGGTATGGAAGTCGTTGAAACGACCGGTGATCAATTTGTGTGGATACGCCTGGTGCCCGACATCCCAGATGACCCGGTCCCGATCCAGATCGAGGGTCTGGTAGAGCGCCAGGGTGAGCTCCACCACCCCCAGGCCAGGGCCGAGATGGCCGCCACTGGTGGAGACCACCTGAAGATGACGCTCTCGAATCTGACGAGCGACATCCTCAAGCTCAGACAGCTTGAGGCCGTGCAGCTCATTCGGATGCGTCAGATCTCCGAGATGCATGCACCATCCGCTCCAGGTCTTGCAATCTACGGCGTCCTTTCCTTAGGACCGTTAGCCCTGAACATGGGGAGAATGGAGGGATGACCGACTATCTCCAGCGGATCCTGCGGGCTCGCGTTTACGACGTCGCGCGGGAGACGCCGCTTGACCCTGCCCCAAACCTCAGTCGCCGACTCGGCAATGAGGTGCTGCTGAAGCGCGAAGACCTGCAACCGGTGTTCTCGTTCAAGCTTCGCGGTGCTTACAACCGCATGGCTCAGCTCACGCCGGAGGAACTCAGTCGTGGCGTGATCGCCTCCAGCGCTGGAAATCATGCCCAGGGCGTGGCCCTCAGTGCCAAAAAACTCGGCTGCCGCGCCGTCATCGTGATGCCCGCCACCACACCCGAGGTGAAGGTGCGGGCCGTACGCAGCCTTGGCGGGGAAGTCGTGCTCCATGGGGAGACCTACGACGAATGTTCAGCAGAAGCGAGACAACGCTGCGCTGATGAGGGACTCACCTACATCCATCCCTTTGACGACCCGGAAGTTATCGCCGGCCAGGGAACAATCGGTCTGGAGATCATGCGGCAGAGCCCTGAACCACCGAACGCCATTTATGTCGCGGTCGGCGGCGGCGGACTGATTGCCGGAATCGCGGCTTACGTCAAACAGCTGTGGCCCAGCACGGAGATCGTCGGCGTGGAACCGCTTGATGCGGACGCCATGACCCAGTCGTTAGAGCAGGGACAACGGATTGAGCTGGCCCAGGTGGGCCTGTTCGCCGACGGCGTTGCGGTCCGCAGGGTGGGAGAGCACACCTTTGCCCTGGCCCAGCAATTTGTTGACCGCATGGTGCGGGTCGACACCGATGCGATCTGTGCCGCCATCAAGGACGTGTTTGAAGACACGCGCTCCATCCTTGAACCGGCTGGTGCACTTGCCGTGGCTGGGCTGAAGCAGGATGTGGCCGATTGCCACATGGCGGACCGCCGACTGGTGGCGGTAGCCTGCGGAGCCAACATGAACTTTGATCGCCTGAGGTTCATCGCCGAACGCTCCGAGCTGGGAGAGGAACGTGAGGCGATGTTGGCGGTGGAAATCTCCGAGAAACCGGGAAGCCTCAGAACCCTGTGCGATCACCTGCGCAGCCGCAGCCTCACCGAATTCAGTTATCGAATGAGTGAGGGGGAATCAGCCCACATTTTCATCGGCGTGCAGGTGAACGGCGCACAGGATCGTCACCATCTCGTGGATGGACTCCAGCAACAGGGCTTCTCCTGTCTTGATCTCAGCGACAACGAACTGTCCAAGGGTCACCTCCGTCACATGGTTGGCGGTCGTCTTCCATCCACATCGAAGGACGGTTGCGCTGGGGGCTGCCTTGAACTGCTGTACCGCTTTGAATTTCCAGAAAGACCGGGGGCACTGATGCGCTTCGTCAGCGCTCTCAATCCCGGTTGGAGCATCAGCATCTTCCACTACCGGAACCATGGAGCTGACGTGGGTCGGATCGTGGTGGGTGTGCTGATACCGGTGGAAGAACAGCCGCAGTGGACGGCCTTCCTCAATGAGCTTGGGTACCCCTACTGGAATGAAACGGACAATCCGGCTTACACCCTGTTCCTCTGACGTTGACGGCGATACCTTGGACCATTGCGACGGTTCGCGATGTCCACACCGTCTCTCGCTGCCCAGATCGAAGCCATCCTGTATCTGAAAGGGCGTCCGATCGGTCTGAACGAGCTGTCTGACCTTGCTCGAGCCGAACCTCAGGGGGTTCAACAGGCCCTGCTGGCCCTCTCAGCCAGCTATGCCCAGCGGGATACCGCACTGGAGATCGTCGAGCAGAACGGCCGGTTCGGACTGCAACTCCGTCCGGCACTCGCGGACCTGGTTCAAAACATGCTGCCGGTGAATCTCTCCACCGCCGCACTGCGGACCCTGGCAACGATTGCCCTGAAGAAAAGGATCCTGCAAGCAGACCTGGTGGATCTGCGTGGCTCGGGTGCCTACGACCACATCAAGGAATTGCTGGCCCAGGATTTCATCGAACGGCGCCGTCAGAGCGAGGGACGCTCGTACTGGATCACGCTCTCCGAAAAATTCCATCGCACCTTTTCGGTTCTTCCGGACTTGGCCCAGGATCCACCGGCTGAGGCTGCATAGACTTTTCGAAGCTTTCGAGTCGAACTGTGGACACAACCATGCTCACCAGTGGCATCGCCTATCTGCTGCTGGTGCTGTCCACCGCCGTGAACATTTACTTGTTTGTGCTGTTCGTGCGGGTGCTGCTCACCTGGTTCCCCAACATCGATTTCAGCAACCCCGTCCTGGGTGGCGTCGCCTCGATCACCGACCCGTATCTGAACATGTTTCGTGGGGTGATCCCTCCGATCGGTGGGATTGATCTTTCGGCGATCCTGGCGTTCATTGCCTTGCGAGTGTTGCAGGGATTGCTCGAAGCATCCAGCGCTCAATTCCAGTCAATGAGTCTGGGGTTCTGAATCACTGAATCGCTTGCTCCAGCGGCAGCAGATCGTCGTCATCAACGCTGGTGAGGTTGCGCACGGGCGCCTTGAATCCCCGCGCCCGGGGGTCGCGGATTTCAAACGGACCAGGAGTGCCCGCCGGCACGGAGAGTCTCAGGGCGAAGGTCTGCAAACCGGGAATCACATCTCCGATCGAGCCGACCCGGGTTCGGTTCGGAAGAATCGGTTCGCCACTGGCGTCAAGGATGCGAGCGAACACATCGGTGTCCACCACAGGCTTGCGACCGGGGTTCTCCACCTCACCACTGAGGACGTAACACGTCGCTCCCATGGGACGAGCAAAGTCCGGTTGGTTGCGGGGATCCTCAAGGGAACAGGGCTCAAGGCCGAGGTTGTTGAGATTCAGATCGGCTGCATCTACGGGATTCACCCCGATCAAAAGCAACAACAGGGCAAGCAGAGGGAGCAGACGTTGGGGCATGAACTCCTAGCGGTGGTCTCCACTGCCCGTAATGCGACCACGGGCCGCACGGCTGGCCAGTTTGTCGAGATTGGCCGAAGCGACCTCATCCAGGTCATAACCCAACTCGCGGGCCAACTGGGCGACGTACCAGAGCACATCTCCCAGTTCGAGCTTGATCGCTTCTCTGGTCTCAGGATCAAAAATCCCTTCGCGATCTCGTAACACCTTTTTGACCTTGTCCGCCACTTCTCCGGCTTCCCCTGTCAGGCCCAGCGTTGGGTAGATGGGGTTCTGACCCACCCGGGGGTAAGCGGCTGTTCTCCGTGCAGCATCCTGATAGGCGTTGAGTTCCATCGGCAAAGCCTGACAACGCCCGGATGGTAGTTTCCGCAAGGATTTTGAGCCTCGGTATGGGCCAGTTCGATCAGAACCGTCGGACCAAGATCGTGGCCACCATCGGTCCAGCCACGGAAAGTTCCGAGCGAATCAAGGAACTGGTTCAGGCTGGAGCCACCACCTTTCGGCTGAATTTCTCCCACGGCGACCACAGCGAGCATGCGGCGCGGATTACGACCATCCGCCAGGTGTCTGAAGAGCTTGGGATCAACATCGGCATCCTTCAGGACCTGCAGGGACCAAAAATCCGCCTGGGCCGTTTTGCCGAGGGCCCGATCACCCTGGCCAATGGCGACAACTTCTCCCTGACGTCCAGGCCGGTGAGTTGCAACCAATCCATCGCCACCGTCACCTACAACAAGCTTGCTGACGAAGTCACCGCCGGCAGCCGCATCCTTCTAGACGACGGCCGCGTTGAGATGAAAGTCGAGCAGGTGGATCAGGCCGAACAGACCCTGCACTGCACCGTCACCGTTGGCGGTGTTCTCTCCAACAACAAAGGGGTGAATTTCCCAGATGTGCAGCTGTCCGTCCGCGCTCTGACGGACAAGGACAAGGTGGATCTGGAATTCGGTCTCTCCCAGGGGGTCGACTGGGTGGCCCTGAGCTTCGTACGCAATCCCTCCGACATGGAGGAAATCCGTGGCCTGATCCGTGAGCATGGCCACGAGACCCCCGTCGTCGCCAAGATCGAGAAGTTTGAGGCCATCGACCAGATCGATGCCATCCTTCCCCTTTGCGATAGCGTGATGGTCGCCAGGGGTGACCTGGGGGTAGAGATGCCCGCTGAGGAGGTCCCTCTTCTGCAGAAGGAATTGATCCAGAAAGCCAACAGCCTGGGCATTCCGATCATCACGGCTACCCAGATGTTGGATTCGATGGCCTCCAGCCCGCGGCCCACCCGCGCCGAAGTGAGCGATGTGGCCAACGCCATTCTCGATGGCACCGATGCGGTGATGCTCTCCAACGAAACGGCCGTCGGCGATTTCCCGGTGGAAGCCGTTCAGACGATGGCGACCATCGCCTGCCGGATCGAAAAGGATTATCCCCAGCGTTCCGTTGACAGCCATCTGGCCAGCACGGTGCCGAATGCCCTGAGTGGCGCCGTCAGCACCATCGCCAGCCAGCTGAACGCCTCGGCGATCCTCCCTCTCACTAAAAGTGGGGCCACAGCCAAGAACGTCAGCAAGTTCCGTCCCGCAGCGCCGATTCTGGCCATTACCCCTGATCCAACCGTGGCTTGCCGCCTGCAACTGGTTTGGGGGGTGAAGCCGCTGGTGATCCCGCAGCACGAACGCACCACTCACACGTTCCTTTCTGCGATGACCCAGGCCAAAACAATGGGGCTTCTCAAAGAAGGGGATCTGGTTGTTCAGACGGCCGGGACCCACACGGGCGTCTCCGGTTCCACCGATCTGGTCAAGGTGGGCATCGTCAGTTCCGAGGAAGAACCCGTCAACATGATCTGATTGCTCTTCTCTGCTGAGCTGCGATGACCCGGCGGATGCCAGCGACGGAGACCGTGAGGATGGCTCTCACCACGTTGCGCAGCAATCGATTGCGCAGCCTGCTGACGATGGTGGGCATCGTGATCGGCAATGCGTCAGTGATCACGCTGGTGGGCGTCGGACGTGGCGCTCAGGGTCTGGCGGAAGAGCAGCTCAGCAACCTCGGCGCCAACGTTCTGTTTGTGGTTCCTGGCAACAACGACACCCGCCGCCGCGGCGTGGCCTTCCCCAAAACACTGGTCCTCGAAGACGCTGAAGCGATCGCTGAACAGGCTCCCAGTGTTCGCCGTGTGGCGCCGCAGATCACCAGCAGCCAGGTCGTGCAGGCAGGTGCGCGAACGGCCACCAGTTCCATCTCGGGGATTACCGCCGACTTTTTACCGGTCCGCAGTTTTGAGATTGCCCGCGGACGATTCATCACTCCCCAGGACAACCAGGCCGCTCGAGCCGTAACAGTGATCGGGCCGGACCTACGGAGCAAGCTCTTCCCTACCAGCGAACCGCTGGGGCAACAACTCCGCATCGGAACAGAGGCCTTCGAGGTGATCGGTGTAATGGCCCCAAAGGGAGCGGTGTTCGGCAGCAACCAGGACGAGAACGCATACATCCCCCTGAACACCATGGTGACCCGACTGACCGGTCGTGATCCCACCTACGGCGTCAGCCTCAGTTTCATCAGCGTGGAGGCGCGGGACGAGGCCAGCACCAGTGCCGCAAAGTTCCAGATCACGAACCTGCTGCGCCAGCGCCACCGGATCCTTCGGGACGATGACTTCGCGGTGCGTTCTCAGAAAGATGCACTCACCATCGTCGGCACCATCACTGGCGGACTCACCCTGATGCTGGCCGCGATCGGGGGAATCTCCCTGCTGGTTGGCGGCATTGGAATCATGAACATCATG is a window of Synechococcus sp. A15-24 DNA encoding:
- a CDS encoding YggT family protein, coding for MLTSGIAYLLLVLSTAVNIYLFVLFVRVLLTWFPNIDFSNPVLGGVASITDPYLNMFRGVIPPIGGIDLSAILAFIALRVLQGLLEASSAQFQSMSLGF
- a CDS encoding ABC transporter permease; its protein translation is MTRRMPATETVRMALTTLRSNRLRSLLTMVGIVIGNASVITLVGVGRGAQGLAEEQLSNLGANVLFVVPGNNDTRRRGVAFPKTLVLEDAEAIAEQAPSVRRVAPQITSSQVVQAGARTATSSISGITADFLPVRSFEIARGRFITPQDNQAARAVTVIGPDLRSKLFPTSEPLGQQLRIGTEAFEVIGVMAPKGAVFGSNQDENAYIPLNTMVTRLTGRDPTYGVSLSFISVEARDEASTSAAKFQITNLLRQRHRILRDDDFAVRSQKDALTIVGTITGGLTLMLAAIGGISLLVGGIGIMNIMLVSVSERTEEIGLRKALGARSSDVLQQFLVESLVLASLGGAIGTAGGLGTVALVAAVSPLPASIGLTTVLVTVGLSGSIGLFFGVVPARRAAKLDPIVALRSL
- the pyk gene encoding pyruvate kinase; this encodes MGQFDQNRRTKIVATIGPATESSERIKELVQAGATTFRLNFSHGDHSEHAARITTIRQVSEELGINIGILQDLQGPKIRLGRFAEGPITLANGDNFSLTSRPVSCNQSIATVTYNKLADEVTAGSRILLDDGRVEMKVEQVDQAEQTLHCTVTVGGVLSNNKGVNFPDVQLSVRALTDKDKVDLEFGLSQGVDWVALSFVRNPSDMEEIRGLIREHGHETPVVAKIEKFEAIDQIDAILPLCDSVMVARGDLGVEMPAEEVPLLQKELIQKANSLGIPIITATQMLDSMASSPRPTRAEVSDVANAILDGTDAVMLSNETAVGDFPVEAVQTMATIACRIEKDYPQRSVDSHLASTVPNALSGAVSTIASQLNASAILPLTKSGATAKNVSKFRPAAPILAITPDPTVACRLQLVWGVKPLVIPQHERTTHTFLSAMTQAKTMGLLKEGDLVVQTAGTHTGVSGSTDLVKVGIVSSEEEPVNMI
- the dxs gene encoding 1-deoxy-D-xylulose-5-phosphate synthase, which encodes MHLGDLTHPNELHGLKLSELEDVARQIRERHLQVVSTSGGHLGPGLGVVELTLALYQTLDLDRDRVIWDVGHQAYPHKLITGRFNDFHTLRQQNGVAGYLKRSESNFDHFGAGHASTSISAALGMAMARDNRGEDFKCVAVIGDGALTGGMALEAINHAGHLPETPLLVVLNDNDMSISPPVGALSNVLNRARLSPPMQFLSGSVEESVRHLPFMGGELPAELNRLKGSMRRLAVPKVGAVFEELGFTYMGPIDGHDIGEMMRTFQAAHRDGGPVLVHVVTKKGKGYPYAEADQVGYHAQSAFDLSTGKAIPSKKPKPASYSKVFGQTLVKLCEQNSRVVGITAAMATGTGLDLLQKAVPKQYVDVGIAEQHAVTLAAGMACEGLRPVVAIYSTFLQRAYDQLIHDVGIQNLPVTFVLDRAGIVGADGPTHQGQYDISYMRSIPNFTVMAPKDEAELQRMLVTCLNHDGPTALRIPRGSGVGMPLMEEGWEALPIGRGELLREGDDLLIVAYGSMVYPALDTATLLEEAGLSTTVINGRFLRPLDQALIHPLARRIRRVVTMEEGALAGGFGAAVLESLSDQDISVPLLRIGIPDKMVDHATPQQSKESLGLIPVQMAERIRRRFELGRRDFAGTASVSAIQP
- the scpB gene encoding SMC-Scp complex subunit ScpB, which translates into the protein MSTPSLAAQIEAILYLKGRPIGLNELSDLARAEPQGVQQALLALSASYAQRDTALEIVEQNGRFGLQLRPALADLVQNMLPVNLSTAALRTLATIALKKRILQADLVDLRGSGAYDHIKELLAQDFIERRRQSEGRSYWITLSEKFHRTFSVLPDLAQDPPAEAA
- the ilvA gene encoding threonine ammonia-lyase, biosynthetic, encoding MTDYLQRILRARVYDVARETPLDPAPNLSRRLGNEVLLKREDLQPVFSFKLRGAYNRMAQLTPEELSRGVIASSAGNHAQGVALSAKKLGCRAVIVMPATTPEVKVRAVRSLGGEVVLHGETYDECSAEARQRCADEGLTYIHPFDDPEVIAGQGTIGLEIMRQSPEPPNAIYVAVGGGGLIAGIAAYVKQLWPSTEIVGVEPLDADAMTQSLEQGQRIELAQVGLFADGVAVRRVGEHTFALAQQFVDRMVRVDTDAICAAIKDVFEDTRSILEPAGALAVAGLKQDVADCHMADRRLVAVACGANMNFDRLRFIAERSELGEEREAMLAVEISEKPGSLRTLCDHLRSRSLTEFSYRMSEGESAHIFIGVQVNGAQDRHHLVDGLQQQGFSCLDLSDNELSKGHLRHMVGGRLPSTSKDGCAGGCLELLYRFEFPERPGALMRFVSALNPGWSISIFHYRNHGADVGRIVVGVLIPVEEQPQWTAFLNELGYPYWNETDNPAYTLFL
- a CDS encoding nucleoside triphosphate pyrophosphohydrolase family protein; translated protein: MELNAYQDAARRTAAYPRVGQNPIYPTLGLTGEAGEVADKVKKVLRDREGIFDPETREAIKLELGDVLWYVAQLARELGYDLDEVASANLDKLASRAARGRITGSGDHR